The following proteins are encoded in a genomic region of Synechococcus sp. CBW1002:
- a CDS encoding PilZ domain-containing protein — translation MPEPFAAGIADSQNRWGALPAEMWEALAEYRRITATSMVEQPRREERFLLPAITIWIGAIFTVNDLQHHGRLWDISWSGCCLLFPPGERVNASQKGSLLISHPSTNSVIPTAVMVMWVDREAGGTYAGCRFSRRVDFSQTFLRGLMVPHEAVRPPGGRLL, via the coding sequence TTGCCGGAGCCGTTTGCAGCAGGCATCGCAGACTCCCAGAACCGCTGGGGGGCGCTGCCTGCTGAAATGTGGGAAGCTCTGGCTGAATACCGTCGGATCACAGCCACATCTATGGTCGAGCAGCCAAGGCGGGAAGAGAGATTTCTTCTGCCGGCCATCACGATCTGGATCGGTGCCATCTTCACCGTGAATGACCTGCAACACCACGGCAGACTCTGGGATATCAGCTGGTCGGGATGCTGCCTGCTATTTCCTCCTGGCGAAAGAGTGAATGCCAGTCAGAAGGGATCACTGTTGATTTCCCATCCCAGCACCAACAGTGTGATCCCCACCGCAGTTATGGTGATGTGGGTGGACAGGGAAGCTGGCGGCACCTATGCCGGCTGTCGCTTTTCCCGAAGGGTTGATTTCAGTCAAACCTTTCTTAGGGGCCTGATGGTTCCTCATGAAGCAGTCCGTCCCCCGGGAGGTCGTCTTCTCTGA
- a CDS encoding DUF4079 domain-containing protein, giving the protein MQTIDWLWLIHPVLAVVVVYPLLGIVLRLAQQTRQRRLKQAKTPPTSGRDHADLGRWLATTVVAIELVALSVVIATKHPLSAFEGGAGRLVLLVLVLLGTTAALVLLWRAKAAPYRATFALLCWIGVIGLGMQPEVWRLSDNPLDPAFWQSHFWGGVGLTGLLLFGVAARPEILRSLPWRRLHLTASALAGLLLLAQGISGPRDLLEIPLNWQKPAIATCDFVRQVCPPLQPPAG; this is encoded by the coding sequence ATGCAGACGATCGACTGGTTGTGGCTGATACATCCCGTGCTGGCTGTGGTGGTGGTCTATCCACTGCTCGGCATCGTGCTCCGTCTGGCTCAGCAGACCCGCCAGCGGCGCCTCAAGCAGGCCAAGACCCCTCCCACCAGTGGCCGAGACCATGCCGATCTGGGCCGTTGGCTGGCCACAACGGTGGTGGCAATCGAGCTGGTGGCTCTCAGCGTGGTGATCGCGACAAAGCATCCCCTCTCCGCCTTCGAAGGCGGCGCAGGACGCCTGGTCCTGCTCGTGCTGGTGCTGCTCGGTACAACTGCTGCCCTCGTGCTGCTCTGGCGGGCCAAGGCCGCTCCCTACAGGGCCACGTTTGCCCTGTTGTGCTGGATCGGCGTCATCGGCCTGGGTATGCAGCCTGAGGTCTGGCGACTCAGCGACAATCCACTTGACCCGGCCTTCTGGCAATCCCACTTCTGGGGAGGGGTCGGACTCACCGGCCTGCTGCTCTTCGGTGTCGCGGCACGCCCCGAGATTCTTCGCAGCCTCCCCTGGCGTCGCCTTCACCTGACTGCCAGTGCCCTGGCGGGTCTGCTGCTTCTTGCCCAGGGCATCAGTGGGCCGCGCGATCTGCTGGAAATCCCCCTGAACTGGCAGAAACCCGCCATTGCGACCTGCGACTTTGTTCGTCAGGTCTGCCCGCCGCTCCAGCCGCCAGCGGGTTGA
- a CDS encoding glycosyltransferase gives MHSSGDLVAVFDADVVPLNGFLRRTVGLFDDSSVGFVQTPQSYMNADPVVRNASMERWLLPDEETFYRWIEPTRQALGAVVCAGTSFVMRRSALEQVGGFVTATSSEDLATGIQIAAAGYRNIFVAEKLSAGLAPLTAAAMTRQRCRWASGTLQILRTGASPFRIRGLTPLQRLAYLEGILHWFNVLPQLLLLLFPLSLGLLGVAPIRLTAAGLFSEALPFFLAQMLLSRWLSGHARTALLPELYRWLFVVPLAGAVLSTLFGRPLRFHVTPKQRPWGRRLGPSRQLLLPLLFLLSLQLIALVHLLNGPLTGPELAALDPLPPATRVVTMVWACTNLLLLLLAVRCCWDRSADSDLPWFRLEPKPLIRLTPIQEGAPLPPLSLSVMAISEEGIELEAPAQSSPAAESCITSSDVVWTVEGLPGLDSVPLELLESPLLISSLGDRRRDGWRLAGRWGALSPQQRDQLQTLLYRRDRLWPQRTAPFELLALPAVLRLLLRPCGPDTWFQRSLIPQRSWVEDLPGTARDRRVS, from the coding sequence CTGCACAGCAGTGGTGACCTCGTGGCTGTCTTCGATGCCGACGTGGTTCCACTGAATGGATTCCTTCGGCGCACCGTAGGGCTGTTCGATGACTCCAGCGTTGGGTTTGTGCAGACCCCGCAGAGTTACATGAATGCTGATCCCGTGGTACGCAATGCGTCCATGGAGCGATGGCTGCTGCCTGACGAGGAAACTTTCTATCGCTGGATCGAACCCACTCGGCAGGCCCTCGGTGCCGTGGTCTGTGCCGGCACATCCTTCGTGATGCGCCGCAGCGCCCTTGAGCAGGTGGGCGGCTTCGTTACCGCCACATCTTCGGAAGATCTGGCCACGGGAATCCAGATTGCAGCCGCCGGATACCGCAACATTTTCGTGGCCGAAAAGCTCAGCGCCGGCCTGGCTCCGCTCACCGCAGCCGCCATGACTCGCCAGCGCTGCCGCTGGGCCAGCGGCACGTTGCAGATCCTGCGCACCGGAGCCAGCCCCTTCCGCATCCGTGGCCTGACCCCACTGCAGCGCCTGGCCTATCTCGAGGGGATCCTGCACTGGTTCAATGTGCTGCCTCAGCTGCTGCTGTTGCTGTTTCCGCTGAGCCTTGGCTTGCTCGGGGTGGCACCAATCCGTCTCACTGCCGCCGGCCTGTTCAGTGAAGCGCTGCCTTTCTTTCTGGCGCAAATGCTTCTCAGCCGCTGGTTGAGTGGCCATGCGCGCACGGCCCTGTTGCCTGAGCTGTACCGCTGGTTGTTTGTCGTCCCTCTGGCTGGCGCGGTGCTGTCCACCCTGTTCGGGCGCCCCCTTCGCTTTCATGTGACGCCCAAGCAGCGTCCCTGGGGCCGCCGGCTTGGACCGTCACGACAACTGCTGCTCCCCTTGTTGTTTTTGCTCAGCCTCCAGCTGATCGCTTTGGTGCATCTGTTGAACGGGCCCCTCACCGGCCCAGAGCTCGCGGCTCTGGATCCGCTTCCGCCCGCCACCAGGGTTGTGACCATGGTCTGGGCCTGCACGAACCTGCTGCTCCTGCTGCTGGCGGTGCGCTGCTGCTGGGATCGCAGCGCCGACAGCGATCTCCCCTGGTTCCGGCTCGAGCCGAAGCCGCTGATCCGGTTGACCCCGATCCAGGAGGGGGCTCCGCTGCCACCGCTGAGCCTGAGCGTGATGGCGATCAGTGAAGAGGGGATCGAGTTGGAGGCCCCTGCTCAGTCATCGCCGGCTGCAGAATCCTGTATCACGTCGTCAGACGTTGTCTGGACCGTGGAGGGCTTGCCCGGTCTGGACTCAGTGCCCCTGGAGCTTCTGGAGTCGCCGCTGCTCATCTCCTCGCTGGGCGACCGGCGGCGGGATGGCTGGCGCCTGGCGGGGCGCTGGGGAGCACTGTCGCCGCAGCAGCGTGACCAGCTGCAGACGCTTCTGTACCGCCGTGATCGGCTCTGGCCGCAGCGCACGGCGCCCTTCGAGCTGCTGGCCCTGCCGGCGGTGCTGCGGTTGCTGCTGCGCCCCTGCGGGCCCGACACCTGGTTTCAGCGCAGCCTGATCCCCCAGCGGAGCTGGGTTGAAGACTTGCCAGGCACGGCAAGGGATCGCAGAGTTTCCTGA
- a CDS encoding pirin-like bicupin family protein, whose protein sequence is MPAVPLETRPSPLLLCRRAGERFHSSFDWLESWHTFSFSHHFDPAWIGFGPLKVINDDTIAAGRGFGMHPHRDMEIITVMVQGELHHRDSMGHAEILRAGEVQRMSAGTGVVHSEINGGSTPCRLLQIWIEPSRRGIPPAYEQKPFAIGAGWTLLLDPEGSGGAMAIERPVRLWRARPQPGDRLANPLEPGTQGWIQMIEGSLEIAEAGAPLLAGDGLGFDAASIGAFRAGREPADVLLFELR, encoded by the coding sequence ATGCCCGCCGTTCCCCTTGAGACCAGGCCCTCTCCGTTGCTGCTCTGTCGCCGTGCTGGCGAGCGGTTCCACAGCAGCTTCGACTGGCTGGAGAGCTGGCACACGTTTTCGTTCTCGCATCACTTTGATCCCGCCTGGATTGGCTTTGGCCCACTGAAGGTGATCAACGACGACACCATCGCCGCCGGCCGGGGCTTCGGCATGCATCCCCATCGCGACATGGAGATCATCACCGTGATGGTGCAGGGGGAGTTGCATCACCGCGACTCGATGGGCCATGCCGAGATCCTGCGGGCTGGCGAAGTCCAGCGGATGAGTGCCGGCACCGGTGTGGTCCACAGCGAGATCAATGGCGGCTCCACGCCCTGCCGGCTCTTGCAGATCTGGATCGAGCCCAGCCGCCGCGGCATTCCGCCCGCCTACGAGCAGAAGCCCTTCGCCATCGGCGCTGGTTGGACCCTCCTGCTCGATCCGGAAGGATCTGGCGGTGCCATGGCGATCGAGCGCCCCGTACGGCTCTGGCGGGCCAGGCCCCAGCCGGGCGATCGTCTGGCCAACCCGCTCGAGCCCGGCACCCAGGGATGGATCCAGATGATCGAGGGGAGTCTCGAGATTGCCGAAGCTGGCGCTCCATTGCTGGCGGGTGACGGTCTCGGCTTTGACGCCGCCTCGATCGGGGCCTTCCGTGCGGGGAGGGAGCCCGCCGACGTGCTGCTCTTCGAGCTGCGTTGA
- a CDS encoding NAD-dependent malic enzyme — protein MSVPSHAIHPVQATRLRGAAVLADPLLNKDTAFTRQERRELGLEALLPWQEESLELQAERAWRIFEAFDDDLQKFAFAAQLRQSNLVLFYRFLSDHIEAVLPVVYTPTVGRAIQRFGHRYRSPSQGVYLLPSQQDRLETLLQQAAAGRPVNLVLVTDSEGILGIGDQGVGGIEICLGKLAVYTLCAGLHPAQMLPVVLDVGTDRQELLDDPLYPGLRQPRLRGEAYDRFIERFIGAVERTFPGCLLHWEDFGMHQARHNLALYRQRIPSFNDDIQGTSGVAAAAILAACRGQGRQLSGQRIVVFGAGTAGCGIADRLVRLLRAEGMGEAEARAHIWAIDRDGLLLDGDAGEAAAAFGRPRQEAGSFRRDASGRIGLLAVVEAVRPSVLIGTSTVAGAFTREVVETMLGGLDGDGSTRGTSLPGSVVPRPVILPLSNPTTLAEATPADLLAWSHGRALVATGSPFDPVVVEGQSRRIGQCNNCFLYPGLGFAAVAVGARQVSEAMIESATLALAERIPATKDPDAPLMPSLSEVQSISATVAEAVAITAMAEGLARHATTEAEALACLEAARWSADYGPVQAI, from the coding sequence GTGTCTGTTCCGTCCCACGCGATCCATCCGGTGCAGGCCACGCGTCTGCGGGGGGCCGCCGTTCTGGCCGATCCGCTGCTCAACAAGGACACGGCCTTCACCAGACAGGAGCGACGGGAGCTCGGCCTCGAGGCGCTGCTCCCCTGGCAGGAGGAATCACTGGAGCTGCAGGCCGAGCGTGCCTGGCGGATCTTCGAGGCTTTCGACGACGACCTGCAGAAATTCGCCTTTGCGGCTCAGCTTCGCCAGAGCAATCTGGTGCTGTTCTACCGCTTCCTCAGCGATCACATCGAGGCGGTGCTGCCCGTGGTCTACACCCCCACCGTGGGGCGCGCCATCCAGCGTTTCGGCCACCGCTATCGCAGTCCCAGTCAGGGGGTCTATCTGTTGCCGTCCCAGCAGGACCGACTTGAGACCTTGCTGCAACAGGCTGCGGCGGGCCGACCCGTGAATCTGGTGCTGGTGACCGATTCGGAGGGCATCCTCGGTATCGGGGATCAGGGGGTGGGGGGCATCGAGATCTGCCTGGGCAAGCTGGCCGTCTACACCCTCTGCGCCGGTCTCCATCCGGCCCAGATGTTGCCGGTGGTGCTGGACGTGGGGACTGACCGCCAGGAGCTGCTGGATGACCCCCTCTATCCGGGGCTGCGGCAGCCGCGGCTGCGGGGCGAGGCCTACGACCGATTCATCGAGCGCTTCATCGGCGCGGTGGAGCGTACCTTCCCGGGTTGCCTGCTGCACTGGGAAGACTTCGGCATGCACCAGGCGCGCCACAACCTGGCGCTGTACCGGCAACGGATTCCCAGCTTCAACGACGACATCCAGGGCACCAGTGGGGTGGCCGCAGCGGCGATCCTGGCGGCCTGCCGCGGTCAGGGGCGGCAGCTGAGCGGGCAAAGGATTGTGGTGTTCGGCGCTGGCACCGCCGGTTGCGGGATCGCCGATCGGCTGGTGCGGTTACTGCGGGCCGAGGGGATGGGGGAGGCGGAGGCCAGGGCCCACATCTGGGCGATTGATCGCGACGGCCTGCTGCTGGACGGTGACGCGGGTGAGGCCGCTGCGGCCTTCGGTCGTCCCCGTCAGGAGGCCGGCAGCTTCCGCCGTGATGCCTCAGGCCGGATTGGCCTGCTGGCGGTGGTGGAAGCGGTGCGGCCCAGCGTGTTGATCGGCACCTCGACGGTGGCCGGGGCCTTCACCCGGGAGGTGGTGGAGACGATGCTGGGTGGCCTTGACGGCGATGGTTCAACCCGAGGGACCAGCTTGCCGGGGTCCGTGGTGCCCCGTCCGGTGATTCTTCCCCTCTCCAACCCCACCACCCTGGCTGAGGCCACTCCGGCCGACCTGCTGGCCTGGAGCCATGGGCGGGCCCTGGTGGCCACGGGTAGCCCCTTTGATCCCGTGGTTGTCGAAGGTCAGAGTCGACGGATCGGGCAATGCAACAACTGCTTCCTCTATCCGGGCCTGGGTTTTGCGGCAGTGGCCGTGGGAGCGCGCCAGGTGAGTGAGGCGATGATCGAATCCGCAACCCTGGCCCTGGCGGAGAGGATCCCAGCGACCAAGGATCCGGACGCTCCGCTGATGCCGTCGCTTTCAGAGGTGCAGTCGATTTCCGCCACGGTGGCCGAAGCCGTGGCCATCACAGCCATGGCCGAGGGCCTGGCCCGACATGCCACCACGGAAGCGGAGGCCCTGGCCTGCCTGGAGGCGGCGCGCTGGAGCGCAGACTATGGCCCGGTGCAAGCCATCTGA
- a CDS encoding Hepatitis C virus core protein has protein sequence MQDPPSGYQSLAWAGLIANILAIPLGIAVILLDPDLKVANLVVISSAVLPTIVVGLVACIALLRWRRWGQILAIVALSMSLATSLSYGIVRLALVASGRPVLALVLPLLWVTNVALLVYWCRPVHRHYLG, from the coding sequence ATGCAGGATCCCCCAAGTGGCTATCAGAGCCTGGCCTGGGCCGGACTGATCGCCAACATCCTGGCGATCCCCCTAGGCATCGCGGTGATTCTGTTGGATCCTGACCTGAAGGTCGCCAATCTGGTGGTGATCAGCAGCGCTGTCCTGCCCACGATCGTCGTGGGTCTTGTGGCCTGTATCGCCCTGCTGCGCTGGCGACGCTGGGGTCAGATTCTGGCGATCGTCGCCCTGTCCATGAGTCTGGCGACCAGCCTCTCCTATGGGATCGTGCGACTGGCTCTGGTGGCCTCTGGCCGACCGGTTCTGGCCCTGGTGCTTCCTCTGTTGTGGGTCACCAACGTGGCGCTGCTGGTCTACTGGTGCCGGCCGGTGCATCGCCATTACCTGGGCTGA
- a CDS encoding glutamine synthetase III: MPSPQRFAVAQQIQQRQPVATAPVQSLEDLWCSDVFTLAKMKAAMPKEIFKSVQRTIKDGSKLDVSVANVVAQAMKEWATARGALYYSHVFYPLTNSTAEKHDGFISPQGDGSAITEFTGKLLVQGEPDGSSFPNGGIRSTFEARGYTAWDITSPAYLMETPNGVTLCIPTVFVSWTGEALDKKTPLLRSNAAVNAQAQRLLGLLGETDIAQVNSSCGAEQEYFLIDNAYLPLRPDLLLAGRTLFGKSSAKGQQFDDHYFGAIPERVQVFMQDVERQLYKLGIPAKTRHNEVAPSQFEIAPYFEAANVATDHQQLTMTVLRNTAKKHGMVCLLHEKPFAGINGSGKHVNWSIGNATQGNLLDPGNTPHENLQFLLFCGAVIRGVHLYGPLLRAVIATASNDHRLGANEAPPAIISVYLGSQLEDVFNQIREGRLSSSSIGGMMDFGVATLPEFPKDAGDRNRTSPFAFTGNRFEFRAVGSGQSVAGPLVSLNTILADSLAWVSDQLEAKLSSGTSVEEASLVVLKEVMEKHGNVVFGGDGYSDAWHRMAVEERGLENLRTTADALPVLQRASTRELFEHTGVLTPVELESRFEVYAEQYILAIEVEAKLAVQIARSQIYPAAMRYLGELAGSLQLQTAMGLQVSPETQNAVASLSQTLMEVSGSLQTAIDQPPHGTEAHMRHCAETLLPLMSDLRTAVDGLEALVDDNLWPLPSYQEMLFLR; encoded by the coding sequence ATGCCCAGCCCCCAGCGCTTCGCCGTTGCACAGCAGATTCAGCAACGACAGCCGGTGGCCACCGCTCCGGTCCAGAGCCTTGAAGACCTCTGGTGCAGTGACGTGTTCACGCTCGCCAAAATGAAGGCGGCGATGCCGAAGGAGATTTTCAAGTCGGTGCAGCGCACCATCAAGGACGGCAGCAAGCTCGATGTGTCGGTGGCCAATGTGGTGGCCCAGGCCATGAAGGAATGGGCTACGGCAAGGGGTGCCCTTTATTACTCCCATGTTTTCTATCCCCTCACCAACTCCACGGCCGAAAAACATGATGGTTTCATCTCTCCCCAGGGAGATGGCAGCGCCATCACGGAATTCACCGGCAAGTTGCTGGTGCAGGGCGAGCCGGATGGTTCTTCGTTCCCCAATGGCGGCATCCGCTCCACCTTCGAGGCCCGCGGCTACACCGCCTGGGACATCACCAGTCCGGCCTATCTGATGGAGACGCCCAATGGCGTCACCCTCTGCATCCCCACCGTCTTCGTCTCCTGGACGGGCGAGGCCCTCGACAAGAAGACCCCTCTGCTCCGCTCCAATGCCGCTGTCAATGCCCAGGCCCAGCGGCTGCTGGGTCTCCTGGGCGAAACCGACATCGCTCAGGTGAACTCCAGCTGTGGCGCGGAGCAGGAGTATTTCCTGATCGATAATGCCTATCTGCCTCTGCGCCCCGACCTCCTGCTGGCAGGTCGCACCCTGTTCGGCAAGTCGTCTGCCAAGGGCCAGCAGTTCGATGACCACTACTTCGGCGCGATCCCCGAACGGGTGCAGGTGTTCATGCAGGACGTGGAGCGTCAGCTCTACAAGCTCGGCATTCCCGCCAAGACCCGCCATAACGAGGTGGCTCCCTCCCAGTTCGAGATTGCTCCTTATTTTGAGGCGGCCAATGTAGCCACCGACCACCAGCAGCTGACCATGACCGTGCTGCGCAACACGGCCAAGAAGCACGGCATGGTGTGCCTGCTGCATGAAAAGCCCTTTGCCGGCATCAACGGCTCCGGCAAACATGTCAACTGGTCGATCGGCAACGCAACCCAGGGCAACCTCCTCGATCCCGGCAACACGCCTCACGAGAATCTGCAGTTCCTGCTGTTCTGCGGTGCGGTGATCCGAGGTGTCCATCTCTATGGTCCACTGTTGCGGGCGGTGATCGCCACGGCCAGCAACGACCACCGTCTTGGGGCCAACGAAGCACCCCCGGCGATCATTTCGGTCTATCTGGGGAGTCAGCTTGAGGATGTGTTCAACCAGATCCGTGAGGGACGCCTGAGTAGTTCATCCATCGGCGGAATGATGGATTTCGGTGTGGCGACCCTTCCCGAATTCCCCAAGGATGCCGGCGACCGCAACCGCACGTCTCCCTTTGCCTTCACCGGTAATCGCTTCGAATTCCGTGCCGTGGGCTCGGGCCAGTCTGTGGCTGGACCGCTGGTGTCTCTGAACACGATTCTGGCCGATTCACTGGCCTGGGTGTCCGATCAGCTGGAAGCCAAGCTGTCCAGTGGAACCTCCGTGGAAGAAGCCAGTCTGGTTGTGCTCAAAGAGGTCATGGAGAAGCACGGCAACGTGGTCTTCGGTGGCGATGGCTATTCCGATGCCTGGCATCGCATGGCTGTTGAAGAGCGTGGTCTTGAGAATCTTCGTACCACAGCGGATGCCCTGCCGGTGTTGCAACGTGCTTCCACTCGTGAACTGTTTGAGCACACCGGTGTGCTGACACCGGTCGAACTGGAGAGCCGATTCGAGGTCTACGCAGAGCAATATATTCTTGCGATTGAAGTGGAAGCCAAGCTGGCCGTGCAGATTGCCCGGTCTCAGATTTACCCTGCCGCCATGCGCTATCTGGGTGAATTGGCTGGCTCGCTGCAGTTGCAGACCGCCATGGGCCTGCAGGTGTCTCCCGAAACCCAGAATGCGGTTGCCTCCCTCAGCCAGACCTTGATGGAAGTCAGTGGCTCCCTCCAGACGGCGATTGATCAGCCCCCCCACGGCACCGAGGCCCACATGCGGCACTGTGCTGAAACACTGCTTCCCTTGATGTCAGACCTGCGCACTGCAGTGGATGGGCTGGAAGCCCTGG